One region of Brevinematales bacterium genomic DNA includes:
- the mraY gene encoding phospho-N-acetylmuramoyl-pentapeptide-transferase: protein MLYEIFFPLRDLFFGFNLFKYITFRTLMASLTSFLIVFLLMPKFIEIVSNLQFKQTEREFGPSTHLKKQNTPTMGGFLFVLASILASLLWARLNNVYVLLVIFILVSFGFIGFLDDYLKKLRKSHKGLSILQKYSLQLLFSLTFIFALYFYQPFTPYFDKVFIPYTNGVVFTIPIILAFLLYILVITGASNGVNLTDGIDGLAAGLGGISFAVYGVFAYLAGNIVIANYLLIPYIDKVGETAVVAGSIVGALGGFLWYNAHPAKIFMGDTGALSIGATLGAFSIITKQELLLVIVGMVFVMETVSTALQIVYYRITGGKRIFRMAPLHHHFELGGWSETQVLIRFWILGIIFAIIALASLKIR from the coding sequence ATGCTTTATGAAATATTCTTTCCGTTGAGAGATTTATTTTTTGGTTTTAATTTGTTCAAATACATAACATTTAGGACATTGATGGCATCTCTTACGTCGTTTTTGATAGTTTTTTTACTCATGCCGAAGTTTATTGAAATAGTTTCTAATCTACAATTCAAACAAACTGAGAGAGAGTTTGGTCCTTCAACTCATCTTAAAAAGCAAAATACTCCTACGATGGGTGGATTTTTGTTTGTGCTTGCTAGTATATTAGCTTCCCTACTTTGGGCTAGACTTAATAATGTTTATGTTCTTTTGGTTATATTTATTTTGGTTTCTTTTGGATTTATAGGTTTCTTGGATGATTATTTAAAAAAGCTTAGGAAAAGTCATAAGGGTTTGTCAATACTTCAGAAATATTCTTTACAATTGTTATTTTCTCTTACATTTATATTTGCTTTGTATTTCTACCAACCGTTTACTCCTTATTTTGACAAGGTTTTTATCCCTTACACAAACGGAGTTGTATTCACGATTCCGATTATTTTAGCATTTTTGCTCTATATACTTGTGATAACAGGTGCTTCGAATGGTGTTAATTTAACCGATGGTATAGACGGACTTGCTGCTGGGTTAGGGGGTATATCTTTTGCGGTTTATGGTGTTTTTGCTTATCTTGCAGGTAATATAGTGATTGCTAATTATCTTCTTATACCATATATAGATAAAGTAGGAGAAACTGCTGTTGTTGCTGGTAGTATAGTTGGAGCTTTAGGTGGTTTCCTTTGGTACAATGCTCATCCTGCTAAAATATTCATGGGAGATACAGGAGCTTTGTCAATTGGAGCGACTTTGGGTGCTTTTTCAATAATAACTAAACAGGAATTACTACTTGTTATTGTAGGAATGGTATTTGTTATGGAGACAGTGTCAACTGCCTTACAGATAGTGTATTATAGAATTACAGGTGGAAAAAGAATATTTAGAATGGCACCATTGCATCATCATTTTGAACTTGGTGGTTGGAGTGAAACGCAAGTTTTGATTAGATTTTGGATATTGGGAATTATATTCGCTATTATTGCTTTGGCAAGTCTCAAGATAAGGTAA
- the trpE gene encoding anthranilate synthase component I translates to MKLVINEKTLPGDVETPVSLYLKLKDLSLYSFLLESVVGNEIVGRYSFIGIKPFLVFKALKKETINNRSVASYSVDGVESIVGITDDPFGVLQGLSEAEIVKVFGNPFEIPFYGGAVGYLSYDAIRYIEKIPDKNPDPMGLPEFYFVFPSILLCVDNISKLIKVISVEPILSYESDAVVNSNRKIEEVVEVIKSPLNIYSDRNVGSRPISWKSNFTKDEFVNMIEKSKKYIENGDIFQVVLSQRLSFNIDVDPFEVYRRLRMINPSPYMYHINFEDVVISGSSPEMLVKFWDGIVETRPIAGTRPRGKNSDEDRMLERELLSDQKELAEHVMLVDLGRNDIGRISEYGSVRVEEYMVVERYSHVMHIVSSVKGRARRGIKPIEIMKSVFPAGTVSGSPKIRAMEIIDKFENVRRGPYAGAVMYLGFNGNMDSAITLRSMVAKGNNAFVQAGAGVVYDSVPESEYFETLNKAKVVLKAVELASGGSI, encoded by the coding sequence ATGAAGCTAGTTATTAATGAAAAAACACTTCCAGGAGATGTAGAAACTCCTGTTTCACTTTATCTGAAGTTAAAAGACTTATCTCTCTACTCATTTCTTCTTGAGAGCGTTGTCGGTAATGAGATCGTGGGTAGATATTCGTTTATAGGGATTAAACCTTTTCTTGTATTTAAAGCTTTGAAAAAAGAAACAATTAATAATAGAAGTGTAGCGAGTTATAGTGTAGATGGAGTGGAGAGTATAGTTGGTATTACAGATGATCCTTTTGGAGTGTTACAGGGACTTTCAGAAGCTGAAATTGTAAAGGTTTTTGGAAATCCTTTTGAGATACCTTTTTACGGGGGTGCTGTAGGTTATCTTTCTTATGATGCAATAAGATACATAGAGAAGATACCTGATAAAAATCCAGATCCGATGGGACTTCCTGAGTTTTACTTTGTATTCCCATCAATACTTCTATGTGTTGATAATATATCGAAATTGATTAAGGTTATATCAGTTGAGCCAATTTTATCTTACGAGAGTGATGCTGTAGTTAATTCAAATAGAAAGATAGAAGAGGTTGTTGAAGTAATAAAGTCTCCTTTGAATATCTACTCAGATAGAAATGTTGGTAGTAGGCCTATTTCTTGGAAGTCTAACTTCACTAAAGATGAGTTTGTCAATATGATTGAGAAGTCTAAAAAGTACATAGAAAATGGTGATATATTCCAAGTTGTATTGTCCCAAAGATTGAGTTTTAACATTGATGTTGATCCATTTGAGGTTTATAGAAGATTGAGAATGATAAATCCTTCCCCTTATATGTACCATATAAATTTTGAAGATGTGGTTATCTCTGGGTCTTCACCTGAGATGTTAGTTAAATTTTGGGATGGTATAGTTGAGACAAGACCTATAGCGGGTACCAGACCTAGGGGTAAGAATTCTGATGAAGATAGAATGTTGGAAAGAGAACTTCTTTCGGATCAGAAAGAACTTGCTGAGCATGTAATGCTTGTAGATCTAGGTAGAAATGATATAGGTAGAATATCAGAGTATGGTAGTGTTAGAGTTGAGGAATATATGGTTGTAGAGAGGTACTCTCATGTTATGCATATAGTTTCGAGTGTTAAAGGAAGAGCCAGAAGGGGTATAAAACCTATTGAAATTATGAAATCGGTATTTCCTGCAGGTACTGTTTCTGGATCACCTAAGATAAGAGCTATGGAAATAATTGATAAATTTGAAAATGTTAGAAGAGGACCTTACGCTGGTGCTGTTATGTATCTAGGATTTAATGGTAATATGGATTCAGCTATTACTTTGAGAAGTATGGTTGCTAAAGGTAACAATGCTTTTGTGCAGGCAGGAGCAGGGGTAGTTTATGATTCTGTGCCTGAAAGTGAATATTTTGAAACACTTAATAAGGCAAAAGTGGTTTTAAAAGCAGTAGAACTAGCAAGTGGGGGTAGTATATAA
- a CDS encoding GatB/YqeY domain-containing protein has product MILDRINEDYKDAVKNKDEVKRETLNMLKSAIKYREIELRVSNKELTEEEIISVIQKEIKKRKEAIELYEKGGRNDLVQKEKQEVSILESYLPKQLSEDEIRNIANEIISSIGAASPSDVGRVMKEIMPKVKGRVDGNLVKRIVEELLSK; this is encoded by the coding sequence ATGATACTTGATAGAATAAATGAAGACTACAAGGATGCTGTTAAGAATAAAGATGAAGTTAAAAGGGAAACTCTTAATATGCTTAAGTCTGCTATAAAGTACAGAGAGATAGAATTGAGAGTAAGCAATAAGGAATTAACTGAGGAAGAGATTATATCAGTTATACAAAAGGAAATAAAGAAGAGAAAAGAAGCTATAGAACTTTATGAAAAAGGTGGTAGAAATGACTTAGTGCAGAAAGAGAAACAAGAGGTTAGTATCCTTGAAAGTTATTTACCTAAACAACTATCTGAAGATGAAATAAGAAACATTGCTAATGAGATAATATCTTCAATTGGTGCAGCATCTCCTTCTGATGTGGGAAGGGTTATGAAGGAAATTATGCCTAAAGTAAAGGGTAGGGTAGATGGGAATCTTGTAAAGAGAATAGTTGAAGAATTGCTTTCAAAATAG
- a CDS encoding MBL fold metallo-hydrolase: MIVKFWGVRGSIPVPGLHTAVYGGNTSCIEIKNGEDIFVIDAGSGIRLLGDSIKSNLQKYEINLFLTHTHWDHIQGLPFFSPIFDYRYKIIIHGPSMLGKLKNTISGQMGYIYFPVKTDDLASYIEFRELEAEVFRIGDTKISSIYLYHPTACLGYSFEYKSKKVVVLFDFEADIDRDLIISGNYFNQMVRIIGREKVPKIEDIVSFASDADVLIIDAQYTKAEYQTKRGWGHSSIPSAINIGFKAKSKRIVLFHLDPSRKDEDMMLIEHYIENYFKMKGIENRVYVAREGMEIEV; the protein is encoded by the coding sequence ATGATTGTAAAATTTTGGGGCGTTAGAGGATCAATACCTGTTCCTGGGCTTCATACTGCTGTCTATGGAGGTAATACATCTTGTATAGAAATAAAAAATGGAGAGGATATATTTGTAATTGATGCTGGTTCCGGAATTAGGTTATTAGGAGATAGTATAAAGTCTAACTTACAAAAGTACGAGATAAATTTATTTCTAACTCACACTCATTGGGATCATATTCAAGGATTACCTTTTTTTTCTCCTATATTCGATTATAGGTACAAAATCATTATACATGGGCCAAGTATGTTAGGAAAATTGAAAAATACAATAAGTGGCCAGATGGGATATATTTACTTTCCAGTTAAAACTGATGACTTAGCTTCTTATATTGAGTTTAGGGAGCTAGAAGCAGAAGTTTTCAGAATAGGAGATACAAAAATCTCTTCCATATACCTATATCATCCAACTGCTTGTTTAGGGTATTCCTTTGAGTATAAGAGTAAAAAAGTTGTTGTTCTTTTTGATTTTGAGGCTGATATTGATAGAGATTTAATAATTAGTGGTAATTATTTCAATCAAATGGTTAGGATAATCGGTAGGGAAAAAGTTCCAAAGATAGAGGATATTGTAAGTTTTGCTAGTGATGCTGACGTACTTATCATAGATGCTCAATATACTAAGGCTGAGTATCAAACCAAAAGGGGGTGGGGACATTCTTCTATTCCTAGTGCTATAAATATAGGTTTTAAAGCAAAATCCAAAAGAATAGTATTATTTCATTTAGATCCTTCTAGGAAGGATGAAGATATGATGCTTATAGAGCATTACATTGAAAATTACTTTAAGATGAAAGGCATAGAGAATAGGGTTTATGTTGCTAGGGAAGGTATGGAAATTGAGGTATAG